The Microbulbifer sp. YPW1 genome contains a region encoding:
- a CDS encoding HNH endonuclease, whose translation MDQTLKKRRIPSAAMRANLIAKHNNKCAICSISGEHIPLELASITPLHQGGSMAEENFLLLCPNCHRYMDMGPKEIEFVNFLYQVLKTTNPNQNIQLEAIIGESQRARADILIKDSRKPNILIECKSNKAITRNHSSKIIEQILEYGKLIGECKKVLAIPGRLPHEIKKNFESHDIEVWDADYLINNFKSGIQKADSSYFKMLLTAIAGEQEDSRERALLGKLKACNPGRKDCYLYQGLIGEIIEELFCPPLDRPIQEVNDFTKSNRRDFIVPNYATDGFWSFLREKYSADYVVVDAKNYSRKVKKSDVLQIANYLKPHGAGLFGIIFSRNGGDSTGCLNTIREQWMVHQKLILVLDDTDAENMLLSPSGAADLIGAKIEEFRLSM comes from the coding sequence ATGGACCAGACATTAAAGAAGCGAAGAATTCCGTCGGCCGCAATGCGGGCAAACCTCATTGCAAAGCACAATAATAAGTGTGCAATATGCTCCATTTCTGGAGAGCACATCCCTTTGGAGCTGGCTTCGATTACGCCGCTCCATCAAGGTGGTAGCATGGCGGAAGAGAATTTCCTTCTGCTATGCCCAAATTGCCATAGATATATGGACATGGGTCCAAAGGAGATTGAGTTTGTAAACTTCCTTTATCAGGTTCTTAAGACAACAAACCCTAATCAAAATATCCAACTTGAAGCGATAATAGGGGAGTCTCAAAGAGCGAGAGCAGACATCCTGATAAAAGATAGCCGAAAGCCAAATATTCTTATTGAGTGTAAATCTAATAAAGCAATCACAAGAAATCACAGCTCTAAAATAATCGAGCAAATTTTGGAGTACGGCAAGCTTATAGGAGAGTGCAAAAAAGTTTTGGCCATACCAGGAAGACTTCCACATGAGATAAAGAAAAATTTTGAATCTCATGACATAGAAGTATGGGATGCAGACTACCTCATTAATAATTTCAAATCGGGAATACAGAAGGCTGATAGTAGCTACTTTAAAATGCTTCTGACAGCTATTGCCGGGGAGCAAGAAGATAGTAGAGAGCGAGCTTTGCTTGGCAAGTTGAAGGCATGTAATCCGGGCCGTAAAGATTGCTACTTATATCAGGGTCTTATTGGCGAAATTATAGAAGAATTATTTTGCCCTCCTCTTGATAGGCCGATTCAAGAAGTAAACGATTTCACCAAGTCAAACCGAAGAGATTTCATTGTCCCAAATTATGCAACAGATGGCTTTTGGTCATTTTTGCGCGAAAAATACTCTGCAGACTATGTTGTGGTAGATGCCAAGAATTACTCTAGAAAAGTGAAGAAGAGTGACGTCCTTCAAATCGCGAATTACCTAAAGCCCCATGGAGCGGGTTTATTTGGGATCATCTTTTCTAGGAATGGTGGGGACTCCACTGGTTGCCTAAATACCATTCGAGAACAGTGGATGGTACATCAAAAATTGATTCTGGTACTAGATGATACTGACGCCGAAAATATGCTTTTATCACCCAGCGGGGCCGCAGATTTAATCGGTGCAAAAATTGAGGAATTTAGGCTATCTATGTAA
- a CDS encoding AIPR family protein: MDKITKSLLDGFSSQYEIESKPEPTQFEHFCNYSVISKLFRGSFELEDIHSGSGGDCAIDGVALIVNGRLILDEDELRDVVESTSYLDADIIFIQSKTSSSFDGSAIGSFIHGVKDFLSDNPKLVQNEKIKKMKEIWEIIFSMSSYMVNRRPTCKLYYVCTGKWIDDQNLTAIIESGTSEIENIGVFESVSIDPLGASELQKLFHETKNKLSSTITFQNRITLPDISGVSEAYLGIIPFSEYIKLIQDENKTIHSIFDDNVRDFQGNNPVNKKIKKTLEESKFDLFCVLNNGVTIVASTLTPAGNRFTIRDYQVVNGCQTSHVLHDCQEIEGIEDVYVPIKVVVTENDEIKTNITLATNSQTEVKTEQLEALNVFQKKLEMYYSAESKSFPLYYERRSQQYNSDTGIKKTQIISIPIQIKSFASMFLNSPNLVSGYYGTIVRRFHGQIFSDGHKYSPYYVSGLAYYRIEQFFRSGDLKSDLKKARFHLMYLVRLLAIGENIAPFNSNKLDKTCEQFKSSLIDESKALGIFTTAQVIFEKSGIDQDKKQYKSESENEILLNAYRAHKNLINSTTEATLD; encoded by the coding sequence ATGGATAAAATTACTAAATCATTATTAGACGGGTTTTCATCTCAATACGAAATAGAGAGCAAGCCTGAGCCAACTCAATTTGAACACTTTTGCAACTACTCTGTAATATCAAAGCTCTTTAGAGGAAGCTTTGAACTAGAAGATATACATTCTGGTTCGGGAGGGGACTGCGCAATTGATGGAGTAGCATTAATTGTCAATGGCAGATTGATTCTTGATGAAGATGAGTTAAGAGATGTTGTAGAGTCTACCTCCTACTTAGATGCCGATATTATTTTTATTCAATCGAAAACATCATCATCTTTCGATGGGTCAGCGATTGGCAGTTTTATTCATGGAGTAAAAGACTTTCTTTCAGATAACCCCAAACTTGTTCAAAATGAAAAAATCAAGAAGATGAAAGAAATATGGGAAATCATATTCTCAATGTCTTCTTACATGGTCAATCGTAGGCCTACATGTAAGCTTTACTATGTGTGCACTGGCAAGTGGATTGATGACCAAAACCTCACAGCGATCATTGAGTCAGGAACGTCTGAAATCGAAAATATCGGTGTATTTGAATCCGTAAGCATTGACCCCTTAGGAGCTTCAGAACTACAAAAGCTATTCCATGAAACTAAGAACAAGCTATCTTCTACGATCACATTCCAGAATAGAATTACACTACCAGACATCAGTGGTGTATCAGAGGCTTATTTAGGGATTATTCCATTCTCCGAATACATCAAGCTCATTCAAGATGAAAACAAAACCATTCACAGTATTTTTGATGATAACGTGCGTGATTTCCAGGGCAACAACCCAGTAAATAAAAAAATCAAGAAAACACTAGAAGAATCAAAATTCGATTTATTTTGTGTTCTTAATAACGGCGTGACGATTGTCGCCTCTACACTCACCCCTGCAGGAAACAGATTCACTATTAGAGACTACCAGGTAGTAAACGGGTGTCAGACTAGTCACGTGCTACATGATTGCCAAGAAATTGAAGGAATAGAGGATGTTTATGTTCCTATAAAGGTAGTCGTCACTGAAAATGACGAAATAAAAACAAATATAACACTGGCGACAAACAGCCAGACTGAAGTCAAAACCGAACAGCTTGAGGCCTTAAATGTATTTCAGAAAAAACTTGAGATGTACTATAGCGCCGAAAGTAAGAGTTTCCCTCTATATTACGAACGACGTTCGCAACAATATAATTCAGACACTGGAATCAAGAAAACCCAAATTATATCAATCCCAATACAAATAAAGTCATTTGCATCAATGTTTTTAAATTCACCAAACTTAGTGTCAGGCTACTACGGCACTATAGTTCGCCGCTTTCATGGCCAAATTTTCAGCGATGGACATAAATATTCACCCTACTATGTTAGCGGCTTAGCGTACTATAGGATTGAACAGTTTTTTCGCAGTGGGGATTTAAAGTCAGATCTAAAAAAAGCCAGATTCCATCTCATGTACTTGGTGAGGTTGCTCGCCATTGGTGAAAACATAGCGCCTTTTAACTCAAATAAACTCGACAAAACGTGTGAGCAGTTCAAAAGCAGCCTAATCGACGAATCAAAAGCCTTGGGGATTTTCACTACCGCCCAGGTAATATTTGAAAAATCTGGCATTGATCAAGATAAGAAACAGTATAAATCTGAAAGCGAAAATGAGATTTTACTAAATGCCTACAGAGCACATAAAAATTTAATAAATTCGACCACTGAAGCCACACTTGATTGA
- a CDS encoding nucleotidyltransferase domain-containing protein, translated as MPAIEHFVKNEILARIKKAEKEHGVRVLYAVESGSRAWGFESPNSDYDVRFIYAHPKDWYVAVDLEDKRDVIEYPIVDEIDINGWDVRKALRLFAKSNPAFIEWLQSPIVYIDRGSFARRARELIPDIYSVKKGIYHYRSMAKTNYRSYLREDLVPIKKYFYVLRPLLSIMWLERYREPAPIQFETLRKLISDNTALNGQISELLERKKKSLEKELAPKVTELNDFIEAELERLEHFSDTSEKPGDFMSHLNGLFHETLD; from the coding sequence ATGCCCGCGATTGAACATTTCGTTAAAAATGAAATTCTGGCAAGAATCAAAAAAGCCGAGAAAGAACACGGTGTCCGTGTTCTCTATGCTGTCGAGTCAGGTAGCCGAGCCTGGGGATTTGAATCTCCGAATAGCGACTACGACGTGCGCTTTATTTACGCGCACCCCAAAGATTGGTATGTAGCCGTTGATCTCGAAGACAAGAGAGATGTCATTGAGTATCCGATTGTTGATGAAATTGATATCAACGGATGGGATGTCAGAAAGGCTTTGAGGCTGTTCGCCAAGTCAAATCCTGCATTTATAGAGTGGCTGCAATCTCCAATTGTATACATTGATCGCGGTAGCTTTGCTCGAAGAGCGAGGGAGCTAATCCCGGACATATATTCCGTTAAAAAAGGGATATACCACTACCGAAGCATGGCAAAGACAAACTACAGGAGCTATCTTCGTGAGGATCTAGTTCCTATCAAGAAGTACTTCTATGTCCTAAGGCCTCTGCTTTCAATTATGTGGCTAGAGAGGTATCGAGAGCCTGCGCCAATTCAATTTGAGACGCTGCGGAAATTGATAAGTGACAACACAGCGCTAAATGGTCAAATTTCAGAGCTACTGGAGAGGAAAAAGAAAAGTTTAGAAAAGGAGCTAGCTCCAAAAGTTACAGAGCTCAATGACTTCATTGAAGCCGAGCTAGAGAGACTGGAGCATTTTTCAGATACTTCAGAGAAACCTGGTGATTTCATGAGCCACCTGAACGGTCTTTTCCACGAGACTCTGGATTAG
- a CDS encoding type 1 glutamine amidotransferase domain-containing protein, whose amino-acid sequence MKKLFSIVVALLALSSASLALAAPRVLIVATSHEQMGDTDEKTGLWLSELTHPYHELKKAGFEVEIASIKGGAVPVDARSLADDDAVNFEFLASPQTRSLLDNTRKLADVSPKRYQAILFAGGHGTVWDFPKSPAVNSVASAIFESGGYVAALCHGPAALLNVTGQDGKPIIAGKKVAGFRNVEEKAVGLAEVVPYLLQDELTALGANYQEGKAWESFVVQDGRIITGQNPQSAAELGRVLAKALKK is encoded by the coding sequence ATGAAGAAACTGTTTTCGATCGTTGTGGCGCTACTAGCGCTATCGTCCGCAAGCCTCGCCCTGGCCGCGCCGCGGGTACTGATCGTGGCCACCAGCCACGAGCAGATGGGGGATACCGACGAGAAAACCGGCCTGTGGCTGTCGGAACTGACCCACCCCTACCACGAGCTCAAAAAAGCGGGCTTTGAGGTGGAAATCGCCAGCATCAAGGGCGGCGCGGTACCGGTGGACGCGCGCAGCCTGGCGGATGACGACGCCGTCAACTTTGAATTCCTCGCCAGCCCACAAACCCGCAGCTTACTGGACAACACCCGCAAGCTCGCGGACGTCAGCCCCAAGCGCTACCAGGCCATCCTGTTCGCCGGCGGCCACGGCACCGTGTGGGACTTCCCCAAGAGCCCCGCGGTGAACAGCGTTGCCTCCGCCATTTTTGAGAGCGGCGGTTATGTAGCGGCACTGTGCCACGGCCCGGCCGCGCTGCTGAACGTCACCGGCCAAGATGGCAAGCCGATTATTGCCGGCAAGAAGGTCGCGGGCTTCAGGAATGTGGAAGAAAAAGCGGTAGGCCTGGCAGAGGTAGTGCCCTACCTGCTGCAGGACGAACTGACCGCCCTCGGCGCCAACTACCAGGAAGGCAAAGCGTGGGAAAGCTTCGTGGTGCAGGACGGCCGCATCATCACCGGCCAGAATCCGCAGTCTGCTGCGGAGCTGGGTCGGGTGCTGGCCAAGGCCCTGAAGAAGTAA
- the nhaA gene encoding Na+/H+ antiporter NhaA, with translation MPRELVHRLKQPFVRFVHIESAAGAVLLLFTIAALVLSNSPWADAFEHIWETSIGLKVGSLEFGRALREWINDGLMTLFFFVVALELKRELVLGELHNPRMAALSISAALGGMIAPALIYLALQYGQPGEQGWGTVMATDTAFVIGCLALLGSRIPLSLRIFMLSLAIVDDIGAILVVAIGYSSDLVWGFLALAALGLMIIRAMAMLGFRGFPLYFVMGGLTWLAVDASGIHATVTGVILGLMTPARRWVSAERLYAILGQVVAHPDITQSSADTADRHTLQAAEVAARETLSPLERLEIWLHPWVGFFIMPLFAFANAGLTLNFSDFGSSVTLAIVAGFVIGKPLGILLFSWLALRTRIATRPPDLSWQLMVGGSFLAGIGFTMALFIANMAFDKTLIDSAKLGIVIASLCSAAVGLTVLMCLPARAATKDQ, from the coding sequence TTGCCCCGGGAACTTGTTCACCGGCTGAAGCAACCCTTTGTGCGCTTCGTGCACATCGAGTCCGCCGCTGGTGCGGTGCTCCTGCTGTTTACCATTGCCGCCCTCGTTCTATCCAACTCACCCTGGGCCGATGCCTTCGAACATATCTGGGAGACATCGATCGGTCTGAAGGTCGGTTCGCTCGAGTTTGGGCGCGCGCTGCGGGAGTGGATTAACGATGGCCTGATGACACTGTTTTTCTTTGTGGTCGCACTGGAGCTCAAGCGCGAACTGGTGCTTGGCGAACTCCACAACCCGCGCATGGCGGCGCTATCCATATCCGCCGCCCTCGGCGGTATGATCGCGCCGGCGTTGATCTACCTGGCGCTGCAATACGGTCAACCCGGCGAGCAAGGGTGGGGTACCGTCATGGCGACGGACACGGCGTTTGTCATCGGCTGTCTGGCACTGCTTGGCTCGCGCATACCGCTAAGCTTGCGCATCTTTATGCTGTCACTGGCGATCGTTGACGATATCGGCGCCATTCTTGTGGTGGCCATTGGCTACAGTAGCGACCTTGTGTGGGGATTCCTGGCGCTGGCTGCACTGGGGCTGATGATCATTCGCGCCATGGCAATGCTCGGTTTCCGCGGTTTTCCGCTCTATTTCGTGATGGGCGGGCTCACCTGGCTCGCGGTGGATGCGTCCGGCATTCACGCCACCGTCACCGGCGTGATACTGGGGTTGATGACCCCGGCGCGCCGCTGGGTGAGTGCCGAGCGCCTGTACGCGATACTGGGCCAGGTAGTGGCGCATCCCGATATTACCCAGAGCAGTGCCGACACCGCCGATCGACATACGCTGCAAGCGGCGGAAGTTGCCGCGCGAGAAACCCTGTCGCCACTCGAGCGGCTGGAGATCTGGCTGCACCCCTGGGTGGGCTTTTTCATCATGCCCCTGTTCGCCTTTGCCAATGCCGGGCTGACACTCAACTTCAGCGACTTTGGCAGTTCGGTCACGCTGGCCATTGTCGCCGGTTTTGTAATTGGCAAGCCGCTGGGAATCCTGCTGTTTAGCTGGCTGGCTTTGCGCACACGCATCGCGACCCGCCCCCCGGATCTCAGCTGGCAGTTAATGGTCGGTGGCAGTTTTCTCGCCGGCATCGGCTTCACCATGGCGCTGTTCATCGCCAATATGGCGTTCGATAAAACCCTGATCGACAGCGCCAAGCTGGGGATCGTCATCGCGTCCCTTTGTTCTGCCGCGGTCGGTCTCACTGTGTTGATGTGCTTGCCTGCCCGCGCGGCGACGAAGGATCAATAA
- a CDS encoding LysR family transcriptional regulator — protein sequence MNIRNKDLNLLKLFQVLYEERNASVAAERMNLSQPALSHKLAKLRSEFDDTLFARAPRGLTPTPRAHQLAPQIQALVRSLESFYDYCDEESFLLREDRVHIFGTDFIEQLLLPKLLPVISEQAPKLQLVFHNTRGRLPRTELETGACDIAIAGFFEQLPASFYQQKVHKEGFSVLASRSNRHIQKKLDLEAFLACGHLVTTLTGDLDGIVDKKLHKLGHQRRIVAGLSSFLSPATTIEGSDLLITCLNSVAKQACRSLPDLVSYPCPVKLPDVDILQIWHQRTQDDPLRAWLRQRIKAALAAGRNS from the coding sequence ATGAATATCAGAAACAAGGACCTGAACCTGCTCAAGCTGTTCCAGGTGCTGTACGAGGAGCGCAACGCCTCGGTGGCGGCGGAGCGTATGAACCTGAGCCAGCCGGCGCTCAGCCACAAGCTGGCCAAGCTGCGCAGCGAGTTCGACGACACCCTGTTTGCCCGCGCCCCGCGCGGACTGACGCCGACGCCGCGGGCACACCAGCTGGCACCGCAGATCCAGGCGCTGGTGCGCTCGCTGGAATCCTTTTACGACTACTGCGACGAAGAGAGCTTTCTGCTGCGGGAAGACCGCGTGCATATCTTTGGCACCGACTTTATCGAACAGTTGTTGCTGCCCAAACTGCTGCCGGTGATCAGTGAGCAGGCACCCAAACTGCAGCTGGTGTTTCACAACACCCGCGGCCGCCTGCCGCGCACCGAGCTGGAAACCGGCGCCTGCGATATCGCCATCGCCGGCTTCTTCGAGCAGTTGCCCGCGTCCTTCTATCAGCAAAAGGTGCACAAGGAGGGCTTCAGCGTACTGGCGAGCCGCAGTAACCGGCACATTCAGAAGAAACTGGATCTAGAGGCCTTCCTGGCCTGCGGGCATCTGGTCACGACCCTGACCGGTGACCTGGACGGTATTGTGGACAAGAAACTGCACAAGCTCGGCCACCAGCGACGCATCGTGGCGGGACTGTCGAGCTTCCTCTCCCCCGCCACCACCATCGAGGGCAGCGACCTGCTGATCACCTGCCTGAATTCGGTAGCCAAACAGGCCTGCCGCAGCCTGCCCGACCTGGTGAGCTATCCCTGCCCGGTCAAACTGCCGGACGTGGACATTCTGCAGATCTGGCACCAGCGCACCCAGGACGATCCGTTGCGGGCCTGGCTGCGCCAGCGTATAAAGGCGGCACTGGCAGCAGGGAGGAATAGCTAG
- a CDS encoding nuclear transport factor 2 family protein, with amino-acid sequence MVKINGSKDCGNSPKNQLVEKVAIAIETGDLQFLDEYLEDGIIWELPDNSVAEAKDFAGHIKKRKNAIFSITITHVMSHGKIGSANGISTNKQGKQLHFCHVFEFASVKFSKIRRVSSYGKS; translated from the coding sequence ATGGTGAAAATAAATGGCAGCAAAGACTGTGGAAACTCGCCCAAAAATCAGCTGGTGGAGAAAGTTGCTATCGCCATAGAAACTGGCGACCTGCAATTTCTCGATGAATATCTGGAAGATGGGATTATCTGGGAACTGCCTGATAATAGTGTTGCAGAAGCAAAGGACTTCGCAGGCCATATAAAAAAAAGAAAAAATGCAATTTTCTCAATAACCATTACGCACGTCATGTCACATGGGAAAATCGGGTCCGCAAACGGAATCAGCACCAATAAACAGGGAAAGCAGCTCCATTTTTGCCACGTTTTCGAGTTCGCAAGTGTGAAATTCTCGAAAATCCGCAGGGTATCCAGCTACGGAAAGTCCTAA
- a CDS encoding VOC family protein, which translates to MSRMMFVNLPVSDLGKSIEFFSQLGFEFNPQFTDETATCMIVGESNFVMLLTREKFSSFTPGVEICDTGKTAEVLVCLSAESRAEVDALLDKVVAAGGSPYREPEDHGFMYGRAFRDLDGHIWEIMWMDTAAIQ; encoded by the coding sequence ATGTCCAGAATGATGTTCGTAAACCTGCCCGTCTCCGACCTCGGGAAATCTATCGAGTTTTTCTCCCAGCTCGGCTTCGAGTTCAACCCGCAATTCACCGATGAGACGGCGACCTGCATGATTGTGGGTGAAAGCAACTTTGTCATGCTGCTCACTCGTGAAAAGTTCAGTAGCTTCACACCCGGTGTTGAGATTTGTGATACCGGCAAGACTGCCGAGGTGCTGGTGTGCCTGTCTGCCGAGAGCCGCGCCGAAGTGGACGCGCTACTGGATAAGGTGGTTGCCGCAGGTGGCAGCCCCTACCGCGAGCCCGAGGATCACGGCTTTATGTATGGCCGCGCATTCCGGGATCTGGATGGGCATATCTGGGAGATCATGTGGATGGACACCGCTGCAATACAATAG
- a CDS encoding VOC family protein, giving the protein MDLEFEPGKNIAMKIPAHEYESTVRFYRNVLQLKELTGSGAEDTPKFDFGGKVLWLDCMPGLSQSEIWLEIVASDIGKAAEHLKDQGCRRRDEIEPLPDGFKAFWISSPSNIIHLVSPRE; this is encoded by the coding sequence ATGGACCTTGAATTTGAGCCCGGCAAAAATATCGCAATGAAAATTCCGGCACATGAGTACGAAAGTACTGTTCGCTTCTACCGGAACGTTTTGCAACTCAAAGAACTCACTGGAAGTGGCGCGGAAGATACTCCGAAGTTCGATTTTGGCGGAAAAGTGCTTTGGCTCGACTGCATGCCGGGCTTAAGTCAATCGGAAATCTGGCTTGAGATCGTAGCCAGTGATATTGGCAAAGCTGCTGAACATCTCAAAGATCAGGGTTGTCGTCGCAGAGATGAAATTGAACCGCTTCCCGATGGATTTAAAGCTTTTTGGATATCTAGCCCATCAAACATCATCCACCTCGTTTCGCCCCGCGAGTGA
- a CDS encoding DEAD/DEAH box helicase — protein sequence MTFHPLGLSAPILQALEEKGYATPTEIQRKAIPAILEGRDIIATAQTGTGKTAAFVLPMLDLLSGERKRRAKRFRALILVPTRELGMQVEDNIRLYGKHLSVVSMCMVGGVDLEPQKQQLIEGVDIVVATPGRLLDLAHQRALYFDELQMLVMDEADRMLDMGFIDDLNKILARLPEQRQSLLFSATLSPQVRSLAKDVVENPFEVSIAANTQSAPKISQWLIAVDKHNKSALLSHLINERHWTQALIFIRTQHGAAKLVSQLEKRGIAAESIHGGRSQASRSRILEGFKSGEINILVATGVAARGIDIDELERVVNYDMPDDADEYIHRIGRTGRAGASGEAVSLVSKDDFKRLCAVERRLGKIIERVTIEEFPVVKDLPASNLNFSPKGGKANKKANKPGRPEKPAKPAADSQSRSPSSKTPWGAIKK from the coding sequence ATGACATTCCACCCCCTGGGATTGAGCGCCCCGATCCTGCAAGCCCTTGAAGAGAAAGGGTATGCGACCCCCACCGAGATCCAGCGCAAGGCGATTCCCGCCATCCTGGAAGGGCGGGACATAATTGCGACTGCACAGACAGGCACCGGTAAGACTGCGGCCTTTGTGCTGCCGATGCTGGATTTGCTCAGTGGTGAGCGCAAGCGGCGGGCAAAGCGCTTTCGCGCGCTGATCCTGGTGCCTACCCGCGAGCTGGGCATGCAGGTGGAGGACAATATCCGGCTGTATGGCAAGCACCTGTCGGTGGTGTCCATGTGCATGGTGGGCGGCGTGGATCTGGAGCCGCAGAAGCAGCAGCTGATTGAGGGTGTGGATATTGTGGTGGCCACGCCGGGGCGCCTGCTCGACCTGGCACACCAGCGCGCACTCTATTTCGACGAGCTGCAGATGCTGGTGATGGATGAGGCAGACCGCATGCTGGATATGGGGTTTATCGATGACCTCAACAAAATCCTTGCGCGCCTGCCCGAGCAGCGTCAGAGCCTGCTGTTTTCCGCGACGCTGTCGCCGCAGGTCCGGTCACTGGCAAAGGACGTGGTGGAGAATCCGTTTGAGGTATCCATTGCGGCGAACACCCAGTCTGCACCGAAAATCTCACAGTGGCTGATCGCGGTGGACAAGCACAACAAGTCGGCACTGCTTAGCCACCTGATCAACGAGCGCCACTGGACTCAGGCATTGATCTTTATCCGCACCCAGCACGGTGCAGCGAAGCTGGTGAGCCAGCTGGAAAAGCGCGGCATTGCGGCGGAATCCATCCACGGCGGTCGCAGCCAGGCCTCGCGCTCGCGAATTCTTGAGGGCTTCAAGTCCGGCGAGATCAACATACTGGTGGCCACCGGGGTTGCCGCTCGCGGTATTGATATCGACGAGCTGGAGCGCGTGGTCAACTACGATATGCCCGACGATGCCGATGAGTATATCCACCGCATCGGCCGCACCGGCCGCGCAGGGGCTTCCGGCGAGGCGGTGTCGCTGGTATCCAAGGACGATTTCAAACGCCTGTGCGCGGTGGAGCGTCGGCTTGGCAAAATCATTGAGCGGGTGACGATCGAGGAGTTTCCGGTGGTAAAGGACCTGCCGGCGTCGAACCTGAATTTTTCACCGAAAGGTGGCAAGGCGAACAAGAAGGCCAATAAACCGGGCCGCCCGGAAAAACCGGCCAAACCGGCGGCTGACAGCCAGTCACGCAGCCCTTCCAGCAAAACCCCTTGGGGTGCCATCAAGAAGTGA
- a CDS encoding glutathione S-transferase family protein: MQDEVIFYTNPQSRGRLVRWMLEEVSAPYRTEVLEYDGNMKEPAYLKINPMGKVPAIVHRGEVVTECAAICAYLADAFPQAGLAPLPEERASYYRWLFFAAGPLEAAVTDFKVLGVEPDVQKQRMAGYGTYTAALDALSTWLKEHTYICGERFTAADVYVGAQIAWGVEFGTIEKRPEFIDYAKRVTARDAHRRATAKDDALEKEKA, encoded by the coding sequence ATGCAAGATGAAGTAATTTTCTATACCAACCCACAATCCCGCGGTCGCCTGGTGCGCTGGATGCTGGAAGAAGTGAGTGCTCCCTACCGCACCGAGGTACTCGAATATGACGGCAACATGAAAGAGCCGGCCTACCTCAAGATCAACCCCATGGGCAAAGTGCCGGCCATCGTGCACCGTGGCGAGGTGGTCACCGAGTGCGCCGCCATCTGCGCCTACCTCGCAGACGCCTTCCCGCAAGCCGGGCTGGCACCACTGCCGGAAGAGCGCGCCAGCTACTACCGCTGGCTGTTCTTTGCCGCGGGTCCGCTGGAAGCCGCAGTTACCGACTTCAAAGTGCTGGGCGTGGAGCCGGATGTACAGAAGCAGAGAATGGCGGGCTATGGCACCTACACCGCTGCGCTGGATGCGCTCTCGACCTGGCTCAAGGAGCACACCTATATCTGCGGCGAGCGCTTTACCGCAGCAGACGTGTACGTCGGTGCGCAGATCGCCTGGGGTGTGGAGTTCGGCACCATTGAAAAGCGCCCGGAATTTATCGACTACGCCAAGCGCGTCACCGCCCGCGATGCGCACCGCCGCGCCACGGCCAAAGACGATGCGCTGGAGAAAGAGAAGGCCTGA